A region from the Rosa rugosa chromosome 6, drRosRugo1.1, whole genome shotgun sequence genome encodes:
- the LOC133715815 gene encoding digalactosyldiacylglycerol synthase 2, chloroplastic, whose product MDKKRHIAIFTTASLPWMTGTAVNPLFRAAYLAKDGERIVSLVIPWLSLKDQKLVYPNNITFSSPAEQEAYIRHWLHERTGFESDFSILFYPGKFSLDKRSILAVGDISEIIPNEKADIAILEEPEHLTWYHHGKRWKIKFGLVIGIIHTNYLEYVRREKNGRMQAFLLKYVNNWVVGIYCHKVIRLSAATQEYPQSIICNVHGVNPKFLEIGKKRLEQQQNGSQAFSKGAYYIGKMVWNKGYKELLKLLQDHQKELAGLEVDLYGTGEDSDQVREAAEKLELAVRVHPGRDHADLEFHDYKVFLNPSTTDVVCTTTAEALAMGKIVVCANHPSNDFFKQFPNCRTYDNGDGFVKLTQQALAEQPAQLTEAQRYELSWAAATERFLRCAELEKASTAKLSESPSKNFMSTSLNLGGKMETASAYVHHVSSGFEVTRRIFGAIPRSLQPDEEQCKELGLAVPAGKQGSGK is encoded by the exons ATGGATAAAAAGAGGCATATTGCGATTTTTACCACTGCAAGCCTTCCATGGATGACCGGAACTGCTGTCAACCCTTTGTTCCGTGCAGCGTATCTTGCAAAAGATGGGGAGAGGATTGTTAGTTTGGTCATTCCTTGGTTATCTTTGAAAGATCAAAAACTGGTGTATCCTAACAACATCACATTCAGCTCACCGGCAGAGCAAGAGGCTTATATCCGTCACTGGCTTCATGAGAGGACTGGATTTGAATCTGATTTCAGTATACTTTTTTATCCTGGAAAG TTTTCCTTAGACAAAAGGAGCATTCTTGCTGTCGGAGATATTTCTGAGATAATTCCTAATGAAAAGGCAGATATTGCTATCCTTGAGGAGCCTGAGCATCTCACGTGGTATCATCATGGGAAGAGATGGAAAATTAAATTCGGGCTGGTTATAGGAATTATCCACACCAATTATTTGGAATATGTGAGGAGGGAGAAGAATGGAAGAATGCAAGCATTTCTTCTAAAATATGTTAATAATTGGGTTGTCGGTATATACTGTCACAAG GTAATCAGATTATCTGCTGCCACCCAGGAGTATCCTCAATCGATCATTTGCAATGTTCATGGTGTCAACCCCAAGTTTCTGGAAATAGGCAAGAAAAGGCTAGAGCAGCAACAAAATGGAAGCCAAGCCTTCAGCAAAGGTGCCTACTACATTGGGAAAATGGTGTGGAATAAAGGCTACAAGGAGCTACTCAAACTTCTTCAAGACCATCAAAAGGAATTAGCTGGACTTGAGGTTGATTTATATGGAACTGGGGAAGACTCTGATCAAGTTCGGGAAGCTGCTGAAAAATTGGAACTGGCTGTTAGAGTCCATCCTGGGCGTGATCATGCCGATCTTGAATTTCATGA TTATAAAGTGTTCCTGAATCCAAGCACCACGGATGTGGTTTGCACGACCACAGCAGAAGCATTGGCAATGGGTAAAATTGTTGTGTGCGCCAATCACCCCTCGAATGACTTCTTCAAGCAGTTCCCAAATTGCCGAACATatgacaatggtgatgggtttgtCAAGCTCACACAGCAAGCACTGGCTGAACAGCCTGCCCAGCTTACTGAGGCACAAAGGTATGAGCTTTCATGGGCGGCTGCCACCGAACGGTTTTTAAGGTGTGCTGAGCTAGAAAAGGCATCGACAGCGAAACTGTCAGAATCTCCTTCAAAGAACTTTATGTCTACGTCATTGAACTTGGGGGGTAAGATGGAAACTGCATCTGCATATGTGCATCATGTGTCATCTGGTTTTGAAGTAACGCGGAGGATTTTTGGTGCGATCCCAAGGAGTTTGCAACCAGATGAAGAGCAATGCAAGGAGCTTGGGCTGGCTGTTCCTGCTGGCAAGCAAGGCTCCGGAAAATGA